The Streptosporangiales bacterium sequence CCCCAAGTACACGGTGACCTCGGGTGAGGTGCTGCTCGACGGTGAGGACGTGCTCGCCATGTCCGTCGACGAGCGGGCCAGGGCCGGGCTCTTCCTCGCCATGCAGTACCCGGTGGAGGTGCCGGGCGTCTCGGTGTCGAACTTCCTCCGTTCGTCCGCGACGGCACTGCGCGGCGAGGCGCCGAAGCTGCGCACCTGGGTGAAGGAGATGCGCGGCGCCATGGAGCAGCTGAAGTTCGACCCGGCGTTCGCCGAGCGGAACGTGAACGAGGGCTTCTCTGGCGGCGAGAAGAAGCGGCACGAGATCGTCCAGCTGGAGCTGATGCAGCCGAAGCTGGCCGTGCTCGACGAGACCGACTCCGGTCTCGACATCGACGCCCTGAAGGTCGTGTCGGAAGGCGTGAACCGCTACACGGCCAACGGCGACAAGGGCGTCATGCTGATCACCCACTACACCCGCATCCTCAGGTACATCAAGCCGACCTACGTGCACGTGTTCGTCGGCGGGAAGATCGTCGAAGAGGGCGGTTCCGAGCTGGCCGACCAGCTCGAGGCCGAGGGCTACGAGAAGTACATCGGCGGTGGCACGGCCACGCCGGAGACGACCGCGGTCGGCGGCGCATAGTTCGATGTCCATCTCGGAGACGGAGGTCGCGTCGTGACAACAGGTGACCGACCCCACCAGCGGTACGACGTCGACGTGGTGCGCAAGGACTTCCCGATCCTCGACCGCACCGTGCACGACGGCCGGCGGCTGGTGTACCTCGACAGCGCGAACACGTCGCAGAAGCCGCGCACGGTGCTCGACGCGATGGAGGAGTTCCTCGGCAGGCACAACGCCAACATCCACCGGGCGACGCACGCGCTCGGCGAGGAGGCCACCGAGGCGTACGAGGGTGCCAGGCTGAAGGTTGCGCGGTTCGTCGGCTCGGCGGACGAGACGGAGATCGTCTTCACGAAGAACATCTCCGAGGCCATCAACCTGGTGGCGTACTCGATGGGCAACGCGTCGGCGACGGCGGGCAGCGACCCGCGCTTCCGGCTCGGGCCCGGCGACGAGATCGTCATCACCGAGATGGAGCACCACTCGAACATCGTGCCGTGGCAGCTGCTGTGCGAGCGCACCGGCGCGACGCTGCGCTGGTTCGGGGTGACCGACGACGGGCGGCTGGACCTCTCGCAGATCGACGACGTGCTGACCGAGCGCACCAAGCTGCTCGCGGTGGCGCACCAGTCGAACATGCTCGGCACCATCAACCCGATCAAGGAGCTGACTCGGCGGGCCCACGAGGTGGGCGCGCTGGTGCTGGTCGACGCCGCGCAGTCGGTGCCGCACTGGCCGGTCGACGTCCGCGAGCTCGGCGTCGACTTCCTCGGCTTCACCGCGCACAAGGCGTGCGGTCCCACCGGGATCGGCGTGCTGTGGGCCCGGCGGGAGCTGCTCGATGCGATGCCGCCGTTCCTGGGGGGCGGCGAGATGATCGAGACGGTGGCCATGGACCGGTCCACGTTCGCGCCGCCGCCGCACAAGTTCGAGGCCGGCACCATGCCGATCGCGGAGGCGGTCGGGCTCGGCGCGGCGGTCGACTACCTCTCCGAGCTCGGCCGCGACGCCGTGCACGCGCACGACCAGGACCTGACGACGTACGCGCTCGACCAGCTCGCCGCGGTCGACGGGCTGCGGCTGCTCGGCCCGCAGCAGCCGGTCGACCGTGGTCCGGTGCTGTCGTTCGTGTTCGGCGACGTGCACCCGCACGACGTCAGCCAGGTGCTCGACGCGGAGGGCGTCGCCGTACGGGCGGGTCACCACTGCGCGCGGCCGCTGCACCGCAGGTTCGGAATAACCGCGAGCACCCGTGCGTCGCTCTACTTGTACAACACGCGCGCCGAGGTGGACGCGCTCGTCACAGGACTGGC is a genomic window containing:
- the sufS gene encoding SufS family cysteine desulfurase, whose protein sequence is MTTGDRPHQRYDVDVVRKDFPILDRTVHDGRRLVYLDSANTSQKPRTVLDAMEEFLGRHNANIHRATHALGEEATEAYEGARLKVARFVGSADETEIVFTKNISEAINLVAYSMGNASATAGSDPRFRLGPGDEIVITEMEHHSNIVPWQLLCERTGATLRWFGVTDDGRLDLSQIDDVLTERTKLLAVAHQSNMLGTINPIKELTRRAHEVGALVLVDAAQSVPHWPVDVRELGVDFLGFTAHKACGPTGIGVLWARRELLDAMPPFLGGGEMIETVAMDRSTFAPPPHKFEAGTMPIAEAVGLGAAVDYLSELGRDAVHAHDQDLTTYALDQLAAVDGLRLLGPQQPVDRGPVLSFVFGDVHPHDVSQVLDAEGVAVRAGHHCARPLHRRFGITASTRASLYLYNTRAEVDALVTGLAAVKRYFG
- the sufC gene encoding Fe-S cluster assembly ATPase SufC; the encoded protein is MATLEIRDLHVSVEDEEILKGVNLTVRAGETHAIMGPNGSGKSTLAYSIAGHPKYTVTSGEVLLDGEDVLAMSVDERARAGLFLAMQYPVEVPGVSVSNFLRSSATALRGEAPKLRTWVKEMRGAMEQLKFDPAFAERNVNEGFSGGEKKRHEIVQLELMQPKLAVLDETDSGLDIDALKVVSEGVNRYTANGDKGVMLITHYTRILRYIKPTYVHVFVGGKIVEEGGSELADQLEAEGYEKYIGGGTATPETTAVGGA